In Phyllopteryx taeniolatus isolate TA_2022b chromosome 6, UOR_Ptae_1.2, whole genome shotgun sequence, one genomic interval encodes:
- the LOC133479870 gene encoding antizyme inhibitor 1-like isoform X2 encodes MKGISDEPHFSVGLLEGGTSLCDVIDNHIYEQTWSEKKAFFVADLGVIMRQHVRWRTHMAQIRPFYPVRCNSSPGVIEVLAVLGTGFICSNKFELDLVQSHGIPCEDIIYSGVCKQVSQIKYAAKTGIDLLVCDNETELRKISRSHPNAKLLLQVSTEASIQDTDLSMSFGCSLKDCRHLLTSAKELGVEVVGVRSLISHECKDVHVYTNTISDARCVFDMAEEIGFKMKILDIGGGFGGSDTQLDLINHAVMSMVDQYFPPLSGVTIIGEPGSYFVSSALTLAVNIISKEVVVQDCQDQAHDDPYPSDEPEFQYYMNEGVYGCFACKLTEMVITAPNLQTNTCSKGPVFSSSLWGPSGDDLDLVMEHCLLPELNIGDWLMFSHAGGYSLGQPLGTSDSSTPPVFYVVSSRDWFDMQDLGITQEATLKNFSLVPYFFNACLTDAALSIPA; translated from the exons ATGAAAGGAATCTCAGATGAACCGCATTTTTCAGTGGGCCTTCTGGAAGGCGGCACATCTCTCTGTGATGTGATTGACAATCACATTTATGAACAAACTTGG TCTGAGAAGAAAGCTTTCTTTGTCGCAGACCTAGGAGTTATAATGAGACAGCATGTTCGCTGGCGAACACACATGGCCCAAATTCGTCCCTTCTATCCTGTCAGGTGCAACAGCAGCCCAGGTGTTATTGAAGTATTGGCTGTACTTGGCACTGGATTCATATGTAGCAACaag TTTGAACTTGATCTGGTCCAGAGCCATGGAATTCCCTGTGAAGACATCATCTATAGTGGAGTTTGTAAACAGGTTTCACAAATCAAGTATGCTGCAAAGACTGGCATTGACCTCCTGGTGTGTGATAATGAAACAGAGCTGCGCAAGATTTCACGCTCCCACCCGAATGCCAA GCTGCTCCTTCAGGTGTCAACAGAAGCATCAATCCAGGACACTGATTTGAGCATGTCATTTGGCTGTTCGCTCAAAGACTGTCGACATCTACTGACGAGTGCAAAGGAGCTCGGTGTGGAGGTGGTGGGAGTCAG atCCTTAATTTCACACGAATGCAAGGATGTTCATGTGTACACCAATACCATCTCTGATGCTCGTTGTGTTTTTGATATGGCG GAGGAAATTGgtttcaaaatgaaaatcttGGACATAGGAGGCGGTTTTGGTGGCTCGGACACACAGCTGGACTTG ATCAATCATGCAGTCATGTCTATGGTGGATCAATACTTCCCCCCTCTTAGTGGAGTTACCATCATTGGGGAGCCTGGCAGCTACTTTGTGTCCTCTGCTTTAACCCTGGCTGTCAACATCATCTCTAAAGAGGTAGTGGTGCAGGACTGCCAAGATCAAGCACATG ATGATCCATATCCCAGTGATGAGCCTGAGTTCCAGTACTACATGAATGAAGGAGTCTATGGATGCTTTGCCTGTAAACTCACTGAAATGGTGATCACTGCTCCCAATCTTCAGACG AACACTTGTTCCAAAGGTCCAGTGTTCAGCAGCAGCCTGTGGGGCCCCTCTGGTGATGACCTGGATCTGGTGATGGAGCACTGTCTGCTGCCCGAGCTCAACATTGGAGATTGGCTCATGTTCAGCCACGCAGGGGGCTACTCTCTCGGCCAGCCTCTTGGCACCTCTGACTCATCCACACCACCTGTATTCTACGTTGTCTCCTCTAGAGACTG GTTTGACATGCAAGATTTGGGGATCACCCAGGAAGCAACACTGAAGAACTTCTCATTGGTCCCATATTTCTTCAATGCCTGCCTAACAGATGCGGCACTTTCTATCCCAGCTTAG
- the LOC133479870 gene encoding antizyme inhibitor 1-like isoform X1 — protein sequence MKGISDEPHFSVGLLEGGTSLCDVIDNHIYEQTWSEKKAFFVADLGVIMRQHVRWRTHMAQIRPFYPVRCNSSPGVIEVLAVLGTGFICSNKFELDLVQSHGIPCEDIIYSGVCKQVSQIKYAAKTGIDLLVCDNETELRKISRSHPNAKLLLQVSTEASIQDTDLSMSFGCSLKDCRHLLTSAKELGVEVVGVRSLISHECKDVHVYTNTISDARCVFDMAEEIGFKMKILDIGGGFGGSDTQLDLINHAVMSMVDQYFPPLSGVTIIGEPGSYFVSSALTLAVNIISKEVVVQDCQDQAHADDPYPSDEPEFQYYMNEGVYGCFACKLTEMVITAPNLQTNTCSKGPVFSSSLWGPSGDDLDLVMEHCLLPELNIGDWLMFSHAGGYSLGQPLGTSDSSTPPVFYVVSSRDWFDMQDLGITQEATLKNFSLVPYFFNACLTDAALSIPA from the exons ATGAAAGGAATCTCAGATGAACCGCATTTTTCAGTGGGCCTTCTGGAAGGCGGCACATCTCTCTGTGATGTGATTGACAATCACATTTATGAACAAACTTGG TCTGAGAAGAAAGCTTTCTTTGTCGCAGACCTAGGAGTTATAATGAGACAGCATGTTCGCTGGCGAACACACATGGCCCAAATTCGTCCCTTCTATCCTGTCAGGTGCAACAGCAGCCCAGGTGTTATTGAAGTATTGGCTGTACTTGGCACTGGATTCATATGTAGCAACaag TTTGAACTTGATCTGGTCCAGAGCCATGGAATTCCCTGTGAAGACATCATCTATAGTGGAGTTTGTAAACAGGTTTCACAAATCAAGTATGCTGCAAAGACTGGCATTGACCTCCTGGTGTGTGATAATGAAACAGAGCTGCGCAAGATTTCACGCTCCCACCCGAATGCCAA GCTGCTCCTTCAGGTGTCAACAGAAGCATCAATCCAGGACACTGATTTGAGCATGTCATTTGGCTGTTCGCTCAAAGACTGTCGACATCTACTGACGAGTGCAAAGGAGCTCGGTGTGGAGGTGGTGGGAGTCAG atCCTTAATTTCACACGAATGCAAGGATGTTCATGTGTACACCAATACCATCTCTGATGCTCGTTGTGTTTTTGATATGGCG GAGGAAATTGgtttcaaaatgaaaatcttGGACATAGGAGGCGGTTTTGGTGGCTCGGACACACAGCTGGACTTG ATCAATCATGCAGTCATGTCTATGGTGGATCAATACTTCCCCCCTCTTAGTGGAGTTACCATCATTGGGGAGCCTGGCAGCTACTTTGTGTCCTCTGCTTTAACCCTGGCTGTCAACATCATCTCTAAAGAGGTAGTGGTGCAGGACTGCCAAGATCAAGCACATG CAGATGATCCATATCCCAGTGATGAGCCTGAGTTCCAGTACTACATGAATGAAGGAGTCTATGGATGCTTTGCCTGTAAACTCACTGAAATGGTGATCACTGCTCCCAATCTTCAGACG AACACTTGTTCCAAAGGTCCAGTGTTCAGCAGCAGCCTGTGGGGCCCCTCTGGTGATGACCTGGATCTGGTGATGGAGCACTGTCTGCTGCCCGAGCTCAACATTGGAGATTGGCTCATGTTCAGCCACGCAGGGGGCTACTCTCTCGGCCAGCCTCTTGGCACCTCTGACTCATCCACACCACCTGTATTCTACGTTGTCTCCTCTAGAGACTG GTTTGACATGCAAGATTTGGGGATCACCCAGGAAGCAACACTGAAGAACTTCTCATTGGTCCCATATTTCTTCAATGCCTGCCTAACAGATGCGGCACTTTCTATCCCAGCTTAG